In Eriocheir sinensis breed Jianghai 21 chromosome 17, ASM2467909v1, whole genome shotgun sequence, one genomic interval encodes:
- the LOC127000051 gene encoding 3-hydroxybutyrate dehydrogenase type 2-like isoform X2 has product MAGRLAGKRCVVTAAAQGIGRATAEAFLKEGAAMVVAVDVNAEKLKEFTSERVERRVLDVRDAEGVKALANDYPDIDVLFNCVGIVHQGTLLETTEQDWDNSFDVNVKSMFLLCKAFIPQMIRRSKGSIINVSSVASSLRGIEKRTLYGATKAAVIGLTKGVARDHVRQGVRCNVICPSPVATPSYATRSADPEDSDKEHIDYMENKMIGRLAKPEEVANLCVYLASDESSYHTGNVFVIDGGFTL; this is encoded by the exons GTATCGGGAGGGCCACGGCGGAGGCCTTCCTGAAAGAGGGCGCGGCGATGGTAGTAGCCGTAGATGTCAACGCTGAAAAGCTGAAGGAATTTACCTCTGAAC GGGTGGAGCGCCGTGTGTTGGATGTGAGGGATGCTGAGGGGGTGAAGGCACTGGCGAACGACTACCCTGACATCGACGTCCTCTTCAACTGTGTCGG CATCGTACACCAGGGAACACTCTTGGAGACCACGGAGCAGGACTGGGACAACAGCTTCGACGTCAATGTGAAGAGCATGTTCCTCCTTTGCAAAGCCTTCATTCCGCAG ATGATTCGTCGCAGCAAGGGCTCGATCATCAACGTGTCTTCAGTGGCCAGTTCTCTGCGAGGCATAGAGAAACGCACTTTATACGGCGCCACCAAGGCTGCCGTCATCGGACTGACAAAGGGAGTAGCCAGGGACCATGTGCGTCAGGGAGTCAG GTGCAACGTGATATGCCCCTCCCCAGTGGCGACCCCCTCCTATGCAACCAGGTCCGCTGATCCCGAGGACTCAGACAAG GAACACATTGATTACATGGAAAACAAGATGATCGGCCGTCTTGCGAAGCCTGAGGAAGTTGCCAACTTATGCGTCTACCTCGCTTCGGATGAG TCTTCCTACCACACCGGAAATGTGTTCGTCATCGATGGGGGATTCACACTTTAA
- the LOC127000050 gene encoding ubiquitin carboxyl-terminal hydrolase 8-like isoform X4, with product MVKLLLNYSADLEVRSTAAGEEGATPLHLAACFGNTVVMRVLLDSGAEEEAVDQRGGDQVNRASLACRTAVHWAALQGKLESLKLLDAYNCDLKSRVSGRGTALHYAAAYGDLELVEWLVERGVEITNKDRNGRLAKDVAKRNGHMLVHHFLKKEAERQPQKSFMRAGRHTRTDNSEQPRPRSRKSTHREGKETPRQEHRDVNRSASLPSASKSPPPTTSKKKGWIIRSVTVGNKSGQKLQAEAMKKEMEDMEELLRSKDAHIARLQGDIFSTELEKVKVEEHLQELIIQTQRLGKPSKAQDAALEGTSDTGHTDIQTLLQEKASILRELQEVKTRLEEERRARASERQASDHKIASLTSELEEVTQKMTKYGVRQRKLLSKNKNIEPDLAAAGTPSGLPDVGDGGSMNSVVQCLYSVTDFRNYLTSDAYRRDLVSQGEASTALAGVFKALRAGVQPEIHAKVHRLKQEVVGSLQRTSSRSHGHGAHGLLTYLFTRLQRDLWQVDEDSVSRKFLGSQVSTVTCRWTGLNVTRVAEDFSTISLDVTEDKKSSLQDLLAEHYQPLGVEHDCPHCVRSHQCRKEIKITRLPPVLVIQLSRNDQKTRTGFPSQLELQRIVSCNSSSYELFAVIALEGTAASPKYTALCRSPPDPTWRLYDDDRVRDVSVQSVLDTNNPHLLFYSSGKD from the exons ATGGTTAAACTTTTGCTGAACTACTCCGCCGATCTTGAAGTCAGGAGCACAGCGGCGGGGGAGGAGG GAGCGACGCCCCTGCACCTGGCTGCCTGCTTTGGCAACACCGTCGTCATGAGGGTCCTGCTAGACAGCGGGGCTGAAGAAGAGGCGGTCGACCAGCGAGGTGGGGACCAAGTTAACAGAGCTTCCCTTGCTT GTAGGACAGCGGTGCACTGGGCGGCTCTGCAGGGAAAACTCGAATCCCTGAAGCTGCTGGATGCCTACAACTGTGACCTGAAATCGCGGGTGAGTGGGCGGGGCACTGCCCTCCACTACGCTGCCGCGTACGGGGACCTGGAGTTGGTGGAGTGGCTGGTGGAGCGAGGCGTCGAGATCACAAACAAGGATAGGAATGGACGTCTGGCAAAGGACGTGGCCAAACGGAACGGCCACATGCTCGTCCATCACTTCCTCAAGAAGGAGGCCGAAAGGCAGCCACAG AAATCGTTTATGAGAGCAGGAAGACACACCCGCACAGACAATTCTGAGCAGCCAAGGCCCAGGTCTCGTAAGAGCACTCATcgagagggaaaagaaactcCCAGGCAAGAACACAGGGACGTGAACAGGAGCGCCTCTCTTCCGTCAGCCTCAAAgtctcccccacccaccacctccaaaaAG AAAGGATGGATTATTCGTTCCGTTACAGTTGGCAACAAGAGTGGACAGAAGCTACAGGCGGAGGCTATGAAGAAAgaaatg GAGGACATGGAGGAGCTTTTACGTTCCAAGGACGCCCACATCGCTCGTCTTCAAGGGGACATTTTTTCCACTGAACTCGAAAAG GTGAAAGTCGAGGAACATCTACAGGAGCTGATAATCCAGACACAACGGCTGGGAAAACCATCAAAGGCCCAGGATGCTGCCCTCGAGGGGACTTCAGACACTGGCCACACTGATATCCAGACGCTGTTGCAG GAGAAGGCATCGATTCTACGAGAACTGCAGGAGGTGAAGACAAGGctggaggaagaaagacgagctCGAGCCAGTGAAAGGCAGGCCAGCGACCACAAGATAGCCTCCCTCACCTCAGAGCTGGAGGAGGTCACGCAGAAGATGACGAAGTATGGTGTTCGTCAGAGGAAACTTCTcagcaaaaacaaaaatatcGAACCTGACCTGGCG GCCGCCGGGACACCGTCTGGGCTTCCTGACGTGGGTGACGGCGGCTCCATGAACTCTGTCGTCCAGTGCCTCTACAGCGTCACTGATTTTCGGAACTACCTGACTTCGGACGCTTACAG GCGGGATCTGGTGTCACAAGGGGAGGCCTCGACGGCGCTGGCCGGGGTGTTCAAGGCGCTGCGGGCTGGCGTGCAGCCTGAGATACACGCCAAGGTGCACCGACTTAAG CAGGAAGTTGTCGGTAGTTTGCAAAGGACGTCCAGCAGAAGCCATGGGCACGGCGCTCACGGCCTGCTGACCTACCTGTTCACTCGGCTTCAACGCGACTTGTGGCAG gTTGATGAGGACTCTGTGTCGCGGAAGTTCCTCGGGTCACAGGTGTCAACCGTGACCTGTCGCTGGACGGGGTTGAACGTGACCCGCGTGGCTGAAGACTTCTCGACCATCAGTCTGGACGTGACCGAAGACAAAAAATCTTCCCTCCAG GACCTACTGGCGGAGCACTATCAGCCTCTGGGCGTGGAGCACGACTGCCCTCATTGTGTTCGCAGTCACCAGTGTCGTAAAGAAATCAAAATCACTCGTCTGCCTCCTGTCCTGGTCATCCAGCTGTCCAG AAACGATCAAAAGACCAGGACCGGCTTCCCATCCCAGCTCGAGCTGCAGAGGATCGTCAGCTGCAATAG TTCCTCGTACGAGTTGTTTGCGGTCATTGCCCTTGAGGGGACGGCCGCCTCCCCTAAGTACACTGCCCTCTGCAGGAGCCCTCCTGACCCCACGTGGCGCCTCTACGACGATGACAGAGTGCGTGACGTCAGTGTCCAAAGCGTCCTAGACACAAACAACCCCCATCTTTTATTCTATTCTTCAGGGAAAGATTAA
- the LOC127000050 gene encoding ubiquitin carboxyl-terminal hydrolase 8-like isoform X3, with protein MSRAQQMLVQCAEEGDEAGVKQAVQAGALVDWVDRSGWAALHHAAASGNSGMVKLLLNYSADLEVRSTAAGEEGATPLHLAACFGNTVVMRVLLDSGAEEEAVDQRGRTAVHWAALQGKLESLKLLDAYNCDLKSRVSGRGTALHYAAAYGDLELVEWLVERGVEITNKDRNGRLAKDVAKRNGHMLVHHFLKKEAERQPQKSFMRAGRHTRTDNSEQPRPRSRKSTHREGKETPRQEHRDVNRSASLPSASKSPPPTTSKKKGWIIRSVTVGNKSGQKLQAEAMKKEMEDMEELLRSKDAHIARLQGDIFSTELEKVKVEEHLQELIIQTQRLGKPSKAQDAALEGTSDTGHTDIQTLLQEKASILRELQEVKTRLEEERRARASERQASDHKIASLTSELEEVTQKMTKYGVRQRKLLSKNKNIEPDLAAAGTPSGLPDVGDGGSMNSVVQCLYSVTDFRNYLTSDAYRRDLVSQGEASTALAGVFKALRAGVQPEIHAKVHRLKQEVVGSLQRTSSRSHGHGAHGLLTYLFTRLQRDLWQVDEDSVSRKFLGSQVSTVTCRWTGLNVTRVAEDFSTISLDVTEDKKSSLQDLLAEHYQPLGVEHDCPHCVRSHQCRKEIKITRLPPVLVIQLSRNDQKTRTGFPSQLELQRIVSCNSSSYELFAVIALEGTAASPKYTALCRSPPDPTWRLYDDDRVRDVSVQSVLDTNNPHLLFYSSGKD; from the exons ATGTCAAGAGCTCAGCAGATGCTG GTGCAGTGTGcggaggaaggggacgaggcaGGCGTGAAGCAGGCGGTGCAGGCTGGGGCATTGGTGGACTGGGTGGACAGAAGTGGATGGGCGGCCCTACACCACGCCGCAGCAAGTGGAAACAGTGGAATGGTTAAACTTTTGCTGAACTACTCCGCCGATCTTGAAGTCAGGAGCACAGCGGCGGGGGAGGAGG GAGCGACGCCCCTGCACCTGGCTGCCTGCTTTGGCAACACCGTCGTCATGAGGGTCCTGCTAGACAGCGGGGCTGAAGAAGAGGCGGTCGACCAGCGAG GTAGGACAGCGGTGCACTGGGCGGCTCTGCAGGGAAAACTCGAATCCCTGAAGCTGCTGGATGCCTACAACTGTGACCTGAAATCGCGGGTGAGTGGGCGGGGCACTGCCCTCCACTACGCTGCCGCGTACGGGGACCTGGAGTTGGTGGAGTGGCTGGTGGAGCGAGGCGTCGAGATCACAAACAAGGATAGGAATGGACGTCTGGCAAAGGACGTGGCCAAACGGAACGGCCACATGCTCGTCCATCACTTCCTCAAGAAGGAGGCCGAAAGGCAGCCACAG AAATCGTTTATGAGAGCAGGAAGACACACCCGCACAGACAATTCTGAGCAGCCAAGGCCCAGGTCTCGTAAGAGCACTCATcgagagggaaaagaaactcCCAGGCAAGAACACAGGGACGTGAACAGGAGCGCCTCTCTTCCGTCAGCCTCAAAgtctcccccacccaccacctccaaaaAG AAAGGATGGATTATTCGTTCCGTTACAGTTGGCAACAAGAGTGGACAGAAGCTACAGGCGGAGGCTATGAAGAAAgaaatg GAGGACATGGAGGAGCTTTTACGTTCCAAGGACGCCCACATCGCTCGTCTTCAAGGGGACATTTTTTCCACTGAACTCGAAAAG GTGAAAGTCGAGGAACATCTACAGGAGCTGATAATCCAGACACAACGGCTGGGAAAACCATCAAAGGCCCAGGATGCTGCCCTCGAGGGGACTTCAGACACTGGCCACACTGATATCCAGACGCTGTTGCAG GAGAAGGCATCGATTCTACGAGAACTGCAGGAGGTGAAGACAAGGctggaggaagaaagacgagctCGAGCCAGTGAAAGGCAGGCCAGCGACCACAAGATAGCCTCCCTCACCTCAGAGCTGGAGGAGGTCACGCAGAAGATGACGAAGTATGGTGTTCGTCAGAGGAAACTTCTcagcaaaaacaaaaatatcGAACCTGACCTGGCG GCCGCCGGGACACCGTCTGGGCTTCCTGACGTGGGTGACGGCGGCTCCATGAACTCTGTCGTCCAGTGCCTCTACAGCGTCACTGATTTTCGGAACTACCTGACTTCGGACGCTTACAG GCGGGATCTGGTGTCACAAGGGGAGGCCTCGACGGCGCTGGCCGGGGTGTTCAAGGCGCTGCGGGCTGGCGTGCAGCCTGAGATACACGCCAAGGTGCACCGACTTAAG CAGGAAGTTGTCGGTAGTTTGCAAAGGACGTCCAGCAGAAGCCATGGGCACGGCGCTCACGGCCTGCTGACCTACCTGTTCACTCGGCTTCAACGCGACTTGTGGCAG gTTGATGAGGACTCTGTGTCGCGGAAGTTCCTCGGGTCACAGGTGTCAACCGTGACCTGTCGCTGGACGGGGTTGAACGTGACCCGCGTGGCTGAAGACTTCTCGACCATCAGTCTGGACGTGACCGAAGACAAAAAATCTTCCCTCCAG GACCTACTGGCGGAGCACTATCAGCCTCTGGGCGTGGAGCACGACTGCCCTCATTGTGTTCGCAGTCACCAGTGTCGTAAAGAAATCAAAATCACTCGTCTGCCTCCTGTCCTGGTCATCCAGCTGTCCAG AAACGATCAAAAGACCAGGACCGGCTTCCCATCCCAGCTCGAGCTGCAGAGGATCGTCAGCTGCAATAG TTCCTCGTACGAGTTGTTTGCGGTCATTGCCCTTGAGGGGACGGCCGCCTCCCCTAAGTACACTGCCCTCTGCAGGAGCCCTCCTGACCCCACGTGGCGCCTCTACGACGATGACAGAGTGCGTGACGTCAGTGTCCAAAGCGTCCTAGACACAAACAACCCCCATCTTTTATTCTATTCTTCAGGGAAAGATTAA
- the LOC127000050 gene encoding ubiquitin carboxyl-terminal hydrolase 8-like isoform X2, which yields MSRAQQMLVQCAEEGDEAGVKQAVQAGALVDWVDRSGWAALHHAAASGNSGMVKLLLNYSADLEVRSTAAGEEGATPLHLAACFGNTVVMRVLLDSGAEEEAVDQRGGDQVNRASLACRTAVHWAALQGKLESLKLLDAYNCDLKSRVSGRGTALHYAAAYGDLELVEWLVERGVEITNKDRNGRLAKDVAKRNGHMLVHHFLKKEAERQPQKSFMRAGRHTRTDNSEQPRPRSRKSTHREGKETPRQEHRDVNRSASLPSASKSPPPTTSKKKGWIIRSVTVGNKSGQKLQAEAMKKEMEDMEELLRSKDAHIARLQGDIFSTELEKVKVEEHLQELIIQTQRLGKPSKAQDAALEGTSDTGHTDIQTLLQEKASILRELQEVKTRLEEERRARASERQASDHKIASLTSELEEVTQKMTKYGVRQRKLLSKNKNIEPDLAAAGTPSGLPDVGDGGSMNSVVQCLYSVTDFRNYLTSDAYRRDLVSQGEASTALAGVFKALRAGVQPEIHAKVHRLKEVVGSLQRTSSRSHGHGAHGLLTYLFTRLQRDLWQVDEDSVSRKFLGSQVSTVTCRWTGLNVTRVAEDFSTISLDVTEDKKSSLQDLLAEHYQPLGVEHDCPHCVRSHQCRKEIKITRLPPVLVIQLSRNDQKTRTGFPSQLELQRIVSCNSSSYELFAVIALEGTAASPKYTALCRSPPDPTWRLYDDDRVRDVSVQSVLDTNNPHLLFYSSGKD from the exons ATGTCAAGAGCTCAGCAGATGCTG GTGCAGTGTGcggaggaaggggacgaggcaGGCGTGAAGCAGGCGGTGCAGGCTGGGGCATTGGTGGACTGGGTGGACAGAAGTGGATGGGCGGCCCTACACCACGCCGCAGCAAGTGGAAACAGTGGAATGGTTAAACTTTTGCTGAACTACTCCGCCGATCTTGAAGTCAGGAGCACAGCGGCGGGGGAGGAGG GAGCGACGCCCCTGCACCTGGCTGCCTGCTTTGGCAACACCGTCGTCATGAGGGTCCTGCTAGACAGCGGGGCTGAAGAAGAGGCGGTCGACCAGCGAGGTGGGGACCAAGTTAACAGAGCTTCCCTTGCTT GTAGGACAGCGGTGCACTGGGCGGCTCTGCAGGGAAAACTCGAATCCCTGAAGCTGCTGGATGCCTACAACTGTGACCTGAAATCGCGGGTGAGTGGGCGGGGCACTGCCCTCCACTACGCTGCCGCGTACGGGGACCTGGAGTTGGTGGAGTGGCTGGTGGAGCGAGGCGTCGAGATCACAAACAAGGATAGGAATGGACGTCTGGCAAAGGACGTGGCCAAACGGAACGGCCACATGCTCGTCCATCACTTCCTCAAGAAGGAGGCCGAAAGGCAGCCACAG AAATCGTTTATGAGAGCAGGAAGACACACCCGCACAGACAATTCTGAGCAGCCAAGGCCCAGGTCTCGTAAGAGCACTCATcgagagggaaaagaaactcCCAGGCAAGAACACAGGGACGTGAACAGGAGCGCCTCTCTTCCGTCAGCCTCAAAgtctcccccacccaccacctccaaaaAG AAAGGATGGATTATTCGTTCCGTTACAGTTGGCAACAAGAGTGGACAGAAGCTACAGGCGGAGGCTATGAAGAAAgaaatg GAGGACATGGAGGAGCTTTTACGTTCCAAGGACGCCCACATCGCTCGTCTTCAAGGGGACATTTTTTCCACTGAACTCGAAAAG GTGAAAGTCGAGGAACATCTACAGGAGCTGATAATCCAGACACAACGGCTGGGAAAACCATCAAAGGCCCAGGATGCTGCCCTCGAGGGGACTTCAGACACTGGCCACACTGATATCCAGACGCTGTTGCAG GAGAAGGCATCGATTCTACGAGAACTGCAGGAGGTGAAGACAAGGctggaggaagaaagacgagctCGAGCCAGTGAAAGGCAGGCCAGCGACCACAAGATAGCCTCCCTCACCTCAGAGCTGGAGGAGGTCACGCAGAAGATGACGAAGTATGGTGTTCGTCAGAGGAAACTTCTcagcaaaaacaaaaatatcGAACCTGACCTGGCG GCCGCCGGGACACCGTCTGGGCTTCCTGACGTGGGTGACGGCGGCTCCATGAACTCTGTCGTCCAGTGCCTCTACAGCGTCACTGATTTTCGGAACTACCTGACTTCGGACGCTTACAG GCGGGATCTGGTGTCACAAGGGGAGGCCTCGACGGCGCTGGCCGGGGTGTTCAAGGCGCTGCGGGCTGGCGTGCAGCCTGAGATACACGCCAAGGTGCACCGACTTAAG GAAGTTGTCGGTAGTTTGCAAAGGACGTCCAGCAGAAGCCATGGGCACGGCGCTCACGGCCTGCTGACCTACCTGTTCACTCGGCTTCAACGCGACTTGTGGCAG gTTGATGAGGACTCTGTGTCGCGGAAGTTCCTCGGGTCACAGGTGTCAACCGTGACCTGTCGCTGGACGGGGTTGAACGTGACCCGCGTGGCTGAAGACTTCTCGACCATCAGTCTGGACGTGACCGAAGACAAAAAATCTTCCCTCCAG GACCTACTGGCGGAGCACTATCAGCCTCTGGGCGTGGAGCACGACTGCCCTCATTGTGTTCGCAGTCACCAGTGTCGTAAAGAAATCAAAATCACTCGTCTGCCTCCTGTCCTGGTCATCCAGCTGTCCAG AAACGATCAAAAGACCAGGACCGGCTTCCCATCCCAGCTCGAGCTGCAGAGGATCGTCAGCTGCAATAG TTCCTCGTACGAGTTGTTTGCGGTCATTGCCCTTGAGGGGACGGCCGCCTCCCCTAAGTACACTGCCCTCTGCAGGAGCCCTCCTGACCCCACGTGGCGCCTCTACGACGATGACAGAGTGCGTGACGTCAGTGTCCAAAGCGTCCTAGACACAAACAACCCCCATCTTTTATTCTATTCTTCAGGGAAAGATTAA
- the LOC127000050 gene encoding ubiquitin carboxyl-terminal hydrolase 8-like isoform X1, producing MSRAQQMLVQCAEEGDEAGVKQAVQAGALVDWVDRSGWAALHHAAASGNSGMVKLLLNYSADLEVRSTAAGEEGATPLHLAACFGNTVVMRVLLDSGAEEEAVDQRGGDQVNRASLACRTAVHWAALQGKLESLKLLDAYNCDLKSRVSGRGTALHYAAAYGDLELVEWLVERGVEITNKDRNGRLAKDVAKRNGHMLVHHFLKKEAERQPQKSFMRAGRHTRTDNSEQPRPRSRKSTHREGKETPRQEHRDVNRSASLPSASKSPPPTTSKKKGWIIRSVTVGNKSGQKLQAEAMKKEMEDMEELLRSKDAHIARLQGDIFSTELEKVKVEEHLQELIIQTQRLGKPSKAQDAALEGTSDTGHTDIQTLLQEKASILRELQEVKTRLEEERRARASERQASDHKIASLTSELEEVTQKMTKYGVRQRKLLSKNKNIEPDLAAAGTPSGLPDVGDGGSMNSVVQCLYSVTDFRNYLTSDAYRRDLVSQGEASTALAGVFKALRAGVQPEIHAKVHRLKQEVVGSLQRTSSRSHGHGAHGLLTYLFTRLQRDLWQVDEDSVSRKFLGSQVSTVTCRWTGLNVTRVAEDFSTISLDVTEDKKSSLQDLLAEHYQPLGVEHDCPHCVRSHQCRKEIKITRLPPVLVIQLSRNDQKTRTGFPSQLELQRIVSCNSSSYELFAVIALEGTAASPKYTALCRSPPDPTWRLYDDDRVRDVSVQSVLDTNNPHLLFYSSGKD from the exons ATGTCAAGAGCTCAGCAGATGCTG GTGCAGTGTGcggaggaaggggacgaggcaGGCGTGAAGCAGGCGGTGCAGGCTGGGGCATTGGTGGACTGGGTGGACAGAAGTGGATGGGCGGCCCTACACCACGCCGCAGCAAGTGGAAACAGTGGAATGGTTAAACTTTTGCTGAACTACTCCGCCGATCTTGAAGTCAGGAGCACAGCGGCGGGGGAGGAGG GAGCGACGCCCCTGCACCTGGCTGCCTGCTTTGGCAACACCGTCGTCATGAGGGTCCTGCTAGACAGCGGGGCTGAAGAAGAGGCGGTCGACCAGCGAGGTGGGGACCAAGTTAACAGAGCTTCCCTTGCTT GTAGGACAGCGGTGCACTGGGCGGCTCTGCAGGGAAAACTCGAATCCCTGAAGCTGCTGGATGCCTACAACTGTGACCTGAAATCGCGGGTGAGTGGGCGGGGCACTGCCCTCCACTACGCTGCCGCGTACGGGGACCTGGAGTTGGTGGAGTGGCTGGTGGAGCGAGGCGTCGAGATCACAAACAAGGATAGGAATGGACGTCTGGCAAAGGACGTGGCCAAACGGAACGGCCACATGCTCGTCCATCACTTCCTCAAGAAGGAGGCCGAAAGGCAGCCACAG AAATCGTTTATGAGAGCAGGAAGACACACCCGCACAGACAATTCTGAGCAGCCAAGGCCCAGGTCTCGTAAGAGCACTCATcgagagggaaaagaaactcCCAGGCAAGAACACAGGGACGTGAACAGGAGCGCCTCTCTTCCGTCAGCCTCAAAgtctcccccacccaccacctccaaaaAG AAAGGATGGATTATTCGTTCCGTTACAGTTGGCAACAAGAGTGGACAGAAGCTACAGGCGGAGGCTATGAAGAAAgaaatg GAGGACATGGAGGAGCTTTTACGTTCCAAGGACGCCCACATCGCTCGTCTTCAAGGGGACATTTTTTCCACTGAACTCGAAAAG GTGAAAGTCGAGGAACATCTACAGGAGCTGATAATCCAGACACAACGGCTGGGAAAACCATCAAAGGCCCAGGATGCTGCCCTCGAGGGGACTTCAGACACTGGCCACACTGATATCCAGACGCTGTTGCAG GAGAAGGCATCGATTCTACGAGAACTGCAGGAGGTGAAGACAAGGctggaggaagaaagacgagctCGAGCCAGTGAAAGGCAGGCCAGCGACCACAAGATAGCCTCCCTCACCTCAGAGCTGGAGGAGGTCACGCAGAAGATGACGAAGTATGGTGTTCGTCAGAGGAAACTTCTcagcaaaaacaaaaatatcGAACCTGACCTGGCG GCCGCCGGGACACCGTCTGGGCTTCCTGACGTGGGTGACGGCGGCTCCATGAACTCTGTCGTCCAGTGCCTCTACAGCGTCACTGATTTTCGGAACTACCTGACTTCGGACGCTTACAG GCGGGATCTGGTGTCACAAGGGGAGGCCTCGACGGCGCTGGCCGGGGTGTTCAAGGCGCTGCGGGCTGGCGTGCAGCCTGAGATACACGCCAAGGTGCACCGACTTAAG CAGGAAGTTGTCGGTAGTTTGCAAAGGACGTCCAGCAGAAGCCATGGGCACGGCGCTCACGGCCTGCTGACCTACCTGTTCACTCGGCTTCAACGCGACTTGTGGCAG gTTGATGAGGACTCTGTGTCGCGGAAGTTCCTCGGGTCACAGGTGTCAACCGTGACCTGTCGCTGGACGGGGTTGAACGTGACCCGCGTGGCTGAAGACTTCTCGACCATCAGTCTGGACGTGACCGAAGACAAAAAATCTTCCCTCCAG GACCTACTGGCGGAGCACTATCAGCCTCTGGGCGTGGAGCACGACTGCCCTCATTGTGTTCGCAGTCACCAGTGTCGTAAAGAAATCAAAATCACTCGTCTGCCTCCTGTCCTGGTCATCCAGCTGTCCAG AAACGATCAAAAGACCAGGACCGGCTTCCCATCCCAGCTCGAGCTGCAGAGGATCGTCAGCTGCAATAG TTCCTCGTACGAGTTGTTTGCGGTCATTGCCCTTGAGGGGACGGCCGCCTCCCCTAAGTACACTGCCCTCTGCAGGAGCCCTCCTGACCCCACGTGGCGCCTCTACGACGATGACAGAGTGCGTGACGTCAGTGTCCAAAGCGTCCTAGACACAAACAACCCCCATCTTTTATTCTATTCTTCAGGGAAAGATTAA